The Lysobacter enzymogenes genome window below encodes:
- a CDS encoding sensor histidine kinase, protein MRLMPRSTSARLALAVTASFLLAFVLLGIGVHYAVSAMLIQDARDLVRVDAAGLVEMYHDDGRTALMGELRDRIEADEDPDAVYALTAADGRVVAGNIALPLHHRGARWIEFTEHRADGDLRVVAQLQRLPDGTTLLTGTRTRSQDRFLGLMLRTALAALLVAATLGALIGWLTSRWVSHRLSHLDDTAGRVGSGEMALRARLDGSDDAFDRLARRFNAMLDRIQDLLDGVRHATDHIAHDLRTPLTRLRNRLEELRRREPGAEAGAQLDAAIGETDQLLHSFGALLRLARIEAQSPVHDEPVLDLSDLARDAAELYTPIAAERGIALTLRLPDPGAAAVRGDADQLFQMLVNLLDNAIKYAPADTEVGLSVQRERHAIVLQIDDRGPGIPAADRERVFDRFARLEEHRGSPGTGLGMSLVRAILHRHGGHIALLDNAPGLRVRVSLGEAGG, encoded by the coding sequence ATGAGGCTGATGCCGCGCTCGACCAGCGCACGGCTCGCGCTCGCGGTCACCGCTTCGTTCCTGCTCGCGTTCGTGCTGCTCGGCATCGGCGTGCACTACGCGGTGTCGGCGATGCTGATCCAGGACGCGCGCGACCTGGTCCGGGTCGACGCCGCCGGCCTGGTCGAGATGTACCACGACGACGGCCGCACCGCGTTGATGGGCGAACTGCGCGACCGCATCGAAGCCGACGAGGACCCCGACGCGGTGTATGCGCTGACCGCGGCCGACGGCCGCGTGGTCGCCGGCAACATCGCGTTGCCGCTGCATCACCGCGGCGCGCGCTGGATCGAGTTCACCGAACACCGCGCCGACGGCGACCTGCGCGTGGTCGCGCAGCTGCAGCGACTGCCCGACGGCACCACCTTGCTGACCGGCACCCGCACCCGCAGCCAGGACCGTTTCCTCGGCCTGATGCTGCGCACCGCGCTGGCCGCGCTGCTGGTCGCGGCGACCCTCGGCGCGCTGATCGGCTGGCTGACCTCGCGTTGGGTCTCGCACCGGCTCAGCCACCTCGACGACACCGCCGGGCGCGTCGGCAGCGGCGAAATGGCGCTGCGCGCGCGCCTGGACGGCAGCGACGACGCCTTCGACCGGCTGGCGCGGCGCTTCAACGCCATGCTCGACCGCATCCAGGACCTGCTCGACGGCGTGCGCCACGCCACCGACCACATCGCCCACGACCTGCGCACGCCGCTGACCCGCCTGCGCAACCGTTTGGAAGAACTGCGCCGGCGCGAACCCGGTGCCGAAGCCGGCGCCCAGCTCGACGCCGCGATCGGCGAGACCGACCAACTGCTGCATTCCTTCGGCGCGCTGCTGCGGCTGGCGCGGATCGAAGCGCAATCGCCGGTGCACGACGAACCGGTGCTCGACCTCAGCGACCTCGCCCGCGACGCCGCCGAGCTGTACACCCCGATCGCCGCCGAACGCGGCATCGCCCTGACCCTGCGCCTGCCCGATCCCGGCGCCGCGGCGGTGCGCGGCGATGCCGACCAGTTGTTCCAGATGCTGGTGAACCTGCTCGACAACGCGATCAAGTACGCGCCGGCCGACACCGAAGTGGGTTTGAGCGTGCAGCGCGAGCGCCACGCCATCGTCCTGCAGATCGACGACCGCGGCCCCGGCATCCCCGCCGCCGACCGCGAGCGCGTGTTCGACCGTTTCGCCCGCCTCGAGGAGCATCGCGGCTCGCCCGGCACCGGCCTGGGCATGAGCCTGGTGCGGGCGATCCTGCACCGCCACGGCGGGCACATCGCCTTGCTCGACAACGCGCCGGGGCTGCGGGTGCGGGTCAGCCTGGGCGAAGCCGGCGGCTAG
- the yegS gene encoding lipid kinase YegS: MTPPRWRLILNGKSAGNDEVREAVAALRDRGVALDVRVTWESGDAERYVAEAIADGVDTVIAGGGDGTLSEVATTLAHRDEDAAALPSLGLLPLGTANDFATAATIPVDPVQALDLIHRQPPQPIDLLRLQAPDGLHWAANLASGGFGTQVTLETDAGLKKMLGGLAYLLTGIAKLGKIEPIRARVHGEGFEWEGDFIALGIGNGRQAGGGQGLCPDALIDDGLLDVTVVPELSGAVGATVGTLVTQGQHAALERVAARAQLRWVEIESPQPLNLNLDGEPVQSHHFRIDCVPARVRMHLPPGCPLLRDPAAPPARPGAAAHGPAS; encoded by the coding sequence ATGACCCCACCCCGCTGGCGGCTGATCCTCAACGGCAAGTCCGCCGGCAACGACGAGGTGCGCGAAGCCGTCGCCGCGCTGCGCGACCGCGGCGTCGCCCTCGACGTGCGCGTGACCTGGGAAAGCGGCGACGCCGAACGCTACGTAGCCGAGGCCATCGCCGACGGCGTCGACACGGTGATCGCCGGCGGCGGCGACGGCACGCTCAGCGAAGTGGCGACCACGCTCGCCCACCGCGACGAAGACGCCGCCGCGCTGCCGAGCCTCGGCCTGTTGCCGCTGGGCACCGCCAACGACTTCGCCACCGCCGCGACGATTCCGGTCGATCCGGTCCAGGCGCTGGACCTGATCCACCGCCAGCCGCCGCAGCCGATCGACCTGCTGCGCCTGCAGGCGCCCGACGGCCTGCACTGGGCGGCGAACCTGGCCAGCGGCGGCTTCGGCACCCAGGTGACGCTGGAGACCGATGCGGGCCTGAAGAAGATGCTCGGCGGGCTGGCGTACCTGCTGACCGGCATCGCCAAGCTCGGCAAGATCGAGCCGATCCGCGCGCGCGTGCACGGCGAAGGCTTCGAATGGGAGGGCGATTTCATCGCCCTGGGCATCGGCAACGGACGCCAGGCCGGCGGCGGCCAGGGGCTGTGTCCGGACGCGCTGATCGACGACGGCCTGCTCGACGTGACCGTCGTGCCCGAGCTGTCCGGCGCGGTCGGCGCCACCGTCGGCACCCTGGTGACCCAGGGCCAGCACGCGGCGCTGGAACGCGTCGCCGCGCGCGCGCAGCTGCGCTGGGTCGAGATCGAATCGCCGCAGCCGCTGAACCTCAATCTCGACGGCGAACCGGTGCAGTCGCACCACTTCCGCATCGACTGCGTACCGGCGCGGGTGCGCATGCACCTGCCGCCCGGCTGCCCGCTGCTGCGCGACCCGGCCGCGCCGCCCGCTCGGCCCGGCGCCGCCGCGCACGGCCCGGCGTCCTGA
- the trpD gene encoding anthranilate phosphoribosyltransferase, translated as MPLTPQEALQRTIEHREIFHDEMVALMRTIMRGEVSPTMTAAILTGLRVKKETVGEIAGAATVLREFARPVTVADKTHLVDIVGTGGDGAHTFNISTASMFVVAAAGAKVAKHGNRSVSSKSGSADVLEALGARIELEPEQVAQCIERAGIGFMFAPVHHPAMKVVAPVRREMGVRTLFNILGPLTNPADAPSILMGVFHSDLVGIQVRVLQELGAQRALVVWGRDGMDELSLGAGSLVGELRDGQVREYEVHPEDFGIAMAASRNLRVSDAGESREMVLQALENREGLPREIVALNSGAALYVAGKVESIAEGIDLARRTLASGAARAKLDEFVALTAQLAGK; from the coding sequence ATGCCTTTGACCCCGCAAGAAGCGCTCCAGCGCACCATCGAACACCGCGAAATCTTCCACGACGAAATGGTCGCGCTGATGCGCACGATCATGCGCGGGGAAGTCTCGCCGACCATGACCGCGGCCATCCTCACCGGGCTGCGGGTCAAGAAGGAGACCGTCGGCGAAATCGCCGGCGCGGCGACCGTGTTGCGCGAATTCGCGCGGCCGGTGACGGTCGCCGACAAGACCCATCTGGTCGACATCGTCGGCACCGGCGGCGACGGTGCGCACACCTTCAACATTTCCACCGCGAGCATGTTCGTGGTCGCCGCGGCCGGCGCCAAGGTCGCCAAGCACGGCAACCGCAGCGTGTCGTCCAAGTCCGGCAGCGCCGACGTGCTCGAAGCGCTCGGCGCGCGCATCGAACTGGAACCCGAACAGGTCGCGCAGTGCATCGAACGCGCCGGCATCGGCTTCATGTTCGCGCCGGTGCATCACCCGGCGATGAAGGTCGTCGCGCCGGTGCGGCGCGAGATGGGCGTGCGCACGCTGTTCAACATCCTCGGCCCGCTGACCAACCCCGCCGACGCGCCGAGCATCCTGATGGGCGTGTTCCATTCCGACCTGGTCGGCATCCAGGTGCGCGTGCTGCAGGAACTCGGCGCGCAACGCGCGCTGGTGGTGTGGGGCCGCGACGGCATGGACGAGCTCTCGCTCGGCGCCGGCAGCCTGGTCGGCGAACTGCGCGACGGCCAGGTGCGCGAGTACGAAGTACACCCGGAGGATTTCGGCATCGCGATGGCGGCCAGCCGCAACCTGCGCGTCAGCGATGCCGGCGAGTCCAGGGAAATGGTGCTGCAGGCGCTGGAGAACCGGGAAGGCCTGCCGCGCGAGATCGTCGCGCTGAACTCCGGCGCGGCGCTGTACGTCGCGGGCAAGGTCGAGAGCATCGCCGAAGGCATCGATCTGGCGCGGCGCACGCTGGCCTCGGGCGCGGCGCGGGCCAAGCTCGACGAGTTCGTCGCGCTGACCGCGCAACTCGCGGGAAAATAA
- a CDS encoding response regulator transcription factor yields MRVLLVEDDPHTAGFIAKGLREDGHSVDHAGNGKDGLFLATTESYDAIVLDRMLPGLDGLTLLQTLRGAGNRTPVLLLTALGEVDHRVEGLRAGADDYLVKPFAYAELSARLDSILRRGSAGGSEPTRLRVADLELDLLSREARRGDKRIELQPREFRLLEYLMRQAERVVTRTMLLEAVWDYHFDPQTNVIDVHISRLRQKIDQGYPRPLLHTVRGAGYRLGA; encoded by the coding sequence ATGCGCGTCCTGCTCGTCGAAGACGATCCCCACACCGCCGGCTTCATCGCCAAGGGCCTGCGCGAAGACGGCCACAGCGTCGATCACGCCGGCAACGGCAAGGACGGCCTGTTCCTGGCCACCACCGAAAGCTACGACGCCATCGTCCTGGACCGGATGCTGCCGGGCCTGGACGGGCTGACCCTGCTGCAAACCCTGCGCGGCGCCGGCAACCGCACGCCGGTGCTGCTGCTGACCGCGCTAGGCGAAGTCGACCACCGCGTCGAAGGCCTGCGCGCCGGCGCCGACGACTATCTGGTCAAGCCGTTCGCCTACGCCGAACTGTCGGCGCGCCTGGACAGCATCCTGCGCCGCGGCAGCGCCGGCGGCAGCGAGCCGACTCGGCTGCGCGTGGCCGACCTGGAGCTGGACCTGCTCAGCCGCGAAGCGCGCCGCGGCGACAAGCGCATCGAACTGCAACCGCGCGAATTCCGCCTGCTCGAATACCTGATGCGCCAGGCCGAACGCGTGGTCACCCGGACCATGTTGCTGGAAGCGGTGTGGGACTATCACTTCGACCCGCAGACCAACGTCATCGACGTGCACATCAGCCGCTTGCGCCAGAAGATCGACCAGGGCTATCCGCGCCCGCTGCTGCATACCGTGCGCGGCGCCGGCTACCGGTTGGGCGCGTGA
- the trpC gene encoding indole-3-glycerol phosphate synthase TrpC gives MSDILNTIIARKHEEIQQRSRVRSLDDLRARARAQAPARGFVQAIRDKHAAGTAAVIAEVKKASPSKGVIRPDFRPAEIARSYQTGGAACLSVLTDVDFFQGSNAYLAEAREACTLPVLRKDFTVDPYQVYEARAIGADAILLIVAALEDGPMVEMAGLAMDLGMDVLVEVHDIDELERALQTDCELIGVNNRNLRTFEVSLDTTLALRDAVPRDRTLVTESGIATASDVARMREAGVQTFLVGESFMRERDPGTALQRLFAA, from the coding sequence ATGAGCGACATCCTCAACACCATCATCGCGCGCAAGCACGAGGAGATTCAGCAGCGCTCGCGCGTGCGTTCGCTCGACGACCTGCGCGCGCGCGCCCGCGCCCAGGCGCCGGCGCGCGGGTTCGTGCAGGCGATCCGCGACAAGCATGCCGCCGGCACCGCGGCGGTGATCGCCGAGGTCAAGAAGGCCAGCCCGTCCAAGGGCGTGATCCGTCCCGATTTCCGCCCGGCCGAGATCGCGCGCAGCTACCAGACCGGCGGCGCCGCCTGCCTGTCGGTGCTGACCGACGTCGACTTCTTCCAGGGCAGCAACGCCTACCTGGCCGAAGCGCGCGAAGCCTGCACGCTGCCGGTGCTGCGCAAGGACTTCACCGTCGATCCGTATCAGGTGTACGAAGCGCGCGCGATCGGCGCCGATGCGATCCTGCTGATCGTCGCCGCGCTCGAAGACGGCCCGATGGTCGAAATGGCCGGGCTGGCGATGGACCTCGGCATGGATGTGCTGGTGGAAGTGCACGACATCGACGAACTCGAACGCGCGCTGCAGACCGATTGCGAGCTGATCGGCGTCAACAACCGCAACCTGCGCACCTTCGAAGTGTCGCTGGACACGACTTTGGCCCTGCGCGACGCGGTGCCGCGCGACCGCACCCTGGTGACCGAGAGCGGCATCGCCACCGCCAGCGACGTCGCGCGCATGCGCGAAGCCGGCGTGCAGACCTTCCTGGTCGGCGAGAGTTTCATGCGCGAACGCGACCCCGGCACGGCGCTGCAGCGCCTGTTCGCCGCATGA
- the trpE gene encoding anthranilate synthase component I — protein sequence MISHELFQQQAADGYTRIPVVREVLSDLDTPLSVYLKLADGPHTYLFESVEGGERFARYSIIGLPAQRVYAFAGHSLFVTENGELVEHREVEDPFAEVERLRSAHKVPKIDGLPGFAGGLVGWFGFECIQYIEQRLAGSAKPDELGTPDILLMESEEVAVFDNLKGRLYLIVHADPSQPQAYARANRRLDQLVHRLRISGPGYPENLHSVGLDEGDFVSGFTREGFIDAVEKSKELIRAGDIFQVVLSQRLSVPFKARPVDVYRALRALNPSPYMYFLDVGGTQVVGSSPEILVRLQGEEVTVRPIAGTRPRGKTVDEDQALEAELLADPKERAEHLMLIDLGRNDVGRVSKAGTVEVGEQFVIERYSHVMHIVSEVTGRLKDGMSYADVLRATFPAGTVSGAPKIRALEVIREFEPVKRNVYSGAVGYIGWHGDADTAIAIRTAVIQDGRLHVQAGAGIVYDSDPQKEWEETMNKGRALFRAVAEAARGL from the coding sequence GTGATTTCGCACGAACTTTTCCAGCAGCAGGCCGCTGACGGCTACACCCGCATCCCGGTCGTGCGCGAGGTCCTGTCCGACCTCGATACTCCGCTCTCGGTCTATCTCAAGCTCGCCGACGGCCCGCACACCTACCTGTTCGAATCGGTCGAGGGCGGCGAGCGTTTCGCCCGCTACTCGATCATCGGCCTGCCGGCCCAGCGCGTGTACGCCTTCGCCGGCCACAGCTTGTTCGTCACCGAGAACGGCGAACTGGTCGAACACCGCGAAGTCGAGGATCCCTTCGCCGAAGTCGAGCGCCTGCGCAGCGCGCACAAAGTGCCCAAGATCGACGGCCTGCCGGGTTTCGCCGGCGGCCTGGTCGGCTGGTTCGGCTTCGAGTGCATCCAGTACATCGAACAGCGCCTGGCCGGCAGCGCCAAGCCCGACGAACTCGGCACGCCCGACATCCTGCTCATGGAGAGCGAGGAAGTGGCGGTGTTCGACAACCTCAAGGGCCGGCTGTACCTGATCGTCCACGCCGACCCGAGCCAGCCGCAGGCCTACGCGCGCGCCAACCGCCGCCTCGACCAACTGGTGCACCGCCTGCGCATCAGCGGCCCGGGCTATCCGGAAAACCTGCATTCGGTCGGCCTGGACGAAGGCGACTTCGTCTCCGGTTTCACCCGCGAAGGCTTCATCGACGCGGTCGAGAAATCCAAGGAGCTGATCCGCGCCGGCGACATCTTCCAGGTGGTGCTGTCGCAGCGGCTCAGCGTGCCGTTCAAGGCGCGGCCGGTCGACGTGTACCGCGCGCTGCGCGCGTTGAACCCGTCGCCGTACATGTATTTCCTCGATGTCGGCGGCACCCAGGTGGTCGGCTCGTCGCCGGAAATCCTGGTGCGGTTGCAGGGCGAGGAAGTCACCGTGCGCCCGATCGCCGGCACCCGTCCGCGCGGCAAGACCGTCGACGAAGACCAGGCGCTGGAAGCCGAGCTGCTGGCCGATCCGAAGGAGCGCGCCGAGCACCTGATGCTGATCGACCTCGGCCGCAACGACGTCGGCCGCGTGTCCAAGGCCGGCACGGTCGAGGTCGGCGAGCAGTTCGTGATCGAACGCTACAGCCACGTCATGCACATCGTCAGCGAGGTCACCGGCCGGCTCAAGGACGGCATGAGCTACGCCGATGTGTTGCGCGCCACGTTCCCGGCCGGCACCGTCAGCGGCGCGCCGAAGATCCGCGCGCTGGAAGTGATCCGCGAATTCGAGCCGGTCAAGCGCAACGTCTATTCCGGCGCGGTCGGCTACATCGGCTGGCACGGCGACGCCGACACCGCGATCGCGATCCGCACCGCGGTGATCCAGGACGGCCGCCTGCACGTGCAGGCCGGCGCCGGCATCGTCTACGACTCCGATCCGCAGAAGGAGTGGGAGGAGACGATGAACAAGGGGCGCGCGTTGTTCCGCGCTGTCGCCGAAGCCGCGCGCGGGCTGTAA
- a CDS encoding global regulator CLP-associated N-acetyltransferase, whose amino-acid sequence MGRAAPSDQTAPTVRLAELGDASDVAELLCQLGYPCTRDEAAERIHALREDPRHYLLLAEIDGHACGLISSHTRYSLTHGADLTRITALVVARSCYGQGIGRQLLREVERRARRDGVSRVEVTSNVSRSDAHEFYRRCGYADGSLKFVKTLGD is encoded by the coding sequence ATGGGACGCGCCGCCCCGTCCGACCAGACCGCGCCCACGGTGCGGCTGGCGGAACTGGGAGATGCCAGCGATGTGGCCGAGCTGCTGTGCCAGCTCGGCTACCCGTGCACCCGCGACGAGGCCGCCGAGCGCATCCACGCGCTGCGCGAAGACCCGCGCCATTACCTGTTGCTGGCCGAAATCGACGGCCACGCCTGCGGGCTGATCTCCAGCCACACCCGCTATTCGCTGACCCACGGCGCCGACTTGACCCGGATCACCGCGCTGGTGGTGGCCCGCTCCTGCTACGGCCAGGGCATCGGCCGCCAGCTGCTGCGCGAGGTCGAACGCCGCGCGCGCCGCGACGGCGTCAGCCGGGTCGAAGTCACCAGCAACGTCTCGCGCAGCGACGCGCACGAGTTCTATCGGCGCTGCGGCTATGCCGACGGGTCGTTGAAGTTCGTCAAGACGCTGGGCGATTGA
- a CDS encoding anthranilate synthase component II: MSVLMIDNYDSFTYNLVQYLQALGSEVEVIRNDELSVDEIERRAPQRIVISPGPCTPDQAGVSLEVIRRLGAHTPILGVCLGHQSLGQAYGGQVIRAKRIMHGKTSPIRHQGRGVFAGLPDGYEATRYHSLVVQRESLPDSLEVTAWTEYEDGGFEEIMGLRHREHPVEGVQFHPESIKTEHGHALLRNFLER, encoded by the coding sequence ATGTCCGTTCTGATGATCGACAACTACGACAGCTTTACCTACAACCTCGTGCAGTACCTGCAAGCGCTCGGCAGCGAGGTGGAGGTGATCCGCAACGACGAGCTGTCGGTGGACGAGATCGAGCGGCGCGCGCCGCAGCGCATCGTGATCTCGCCCGGTCCGTGCACGCCCGATCAGGCCGGCGTCTCGCTCGAGGTGATCCGCCGCCTCGGCGCGCACACCCCGATCCTCGGCGTGTGCCTGGGCCACCAGAGCCTCGGCCAGGCCTACGGCGGCCAGGTGATCCGGGCCAAGCGGATCATGCACGGCAAGACCTCGCCGATCCGCCACCAAGGCCGCGGCGTGTTCGCCGGCCTGCCCGACGGCTACGAGGCCACGCGCTACCACTCGCTGGTGGTCCAGCGCGAAAGCTTGCCCGACAGCCTGGAGGTCACCGCCTGGACCGAATACGAAGACGGCGGCTTCGAGGAAATCATGGGCCTGCGCCATCGCGAGCATCCGGTCGAGGGCGTGCAGTTCCATCCCGAATCGATCAAGACCGAGCACGGCCATGCGTTGTTGCGCAATTTCCTGGAGCGCTGA
- a CDS encoding antibiotic biosynthesis monooxygenase family protein: MTASFADLPKPHYYAVIFSSQRSPGDDAAYAEAAQRMVELAAQQRGFLGVESARGSDGFGITVSYWRDEAAIAAWKRQADHAATRAYGREHWYDHFELRVAKVERAYGSKSKA; this comes from the coding sequence ATGACCGCCAGCTTCGCCGACCTGCCCAAACCGCATTACTACGCGGTGATCTTCAGCTCCCAGCGCAGCCCGGGCGACGACGCCGCCTACGCCGAAGCCGCGCAGCGCATGGTCGAACTGGCCGCGCAGCAGCGCGGTTTCCTCGGCGTGGAGTCGGCCCGCGGCAGCGACGGCTTCGGCATCACCGTAAGCTATTGGCGCGACGAGGCGGCCATCGCCGCCTGGAAGCGGCAGGCCGACCACGCCGCCACCCGCGCCTACGGGCGCGAGCACTGGTACGACCATTTCGAATTGCGCGTGGCCAAGGTCGAACGCGCGTACGGGAGCAAGAGCAAGGCATGA
- a CDS encoding ester cyclase: MFAKPLALIVASVVLAASAANAAPATDADADANLPLPQRNFIDRNDARSRAAVLAARRYAAFWNTGDAAYAHAALATDFADRTLPDGRVQGVPGPLQASAGFRAAVPDLKVEIADLVAAGDRVALRLHFTGTFTGRYGEVQGRGQRVDFQAFDLYRVENGRIKENWHLEDNLSLQRQLGVLGR, translated from the coding sequence ATGTTCGCCAAACCTCTCGCCCTGATCGTCGCATCGGTCGTGCTCGCCGCGTCCGCCGCCAACGCGGCGCCGGCAACCGACGCAGACGCAGACGCCAATCTGCCGCTCCCGCAGCGAAACTTCATCGACCGCAACGACGCCCGCTCGCGCGCCGCCGTGCTCGCCGCGCGCCGCTACGCCGCGTTCTGGAACACCGGCGATGCGGCCTACGCGCACGCCGCGCTGGCCACGGATTTCGCCGACCGCACCTTGCCCGACGGCCGCGTCCAGGGCGTGCCGGGGCCGTTGCAGGCTTCGGCGGGTTTTCGCGCCGCCGTGCCCGACCTGAAGGTCGAGATCGCCGATCTGGTCGCCGCCGGCGACCGCGTCGCCCTACGCCTGCATTTCACCGGAACCTTCACCGGCCGCTACGGCGAAGTGCAGGGCCGCGGCCAGCGCGTGGATTTCCAGGCCTTCGATCTCTATCGCGTCGAGAACGGCCGCATCAAGGAAAACTGGCACCTGGAAGACAATCTGAGCCTGCAACGGCAACTCGGCGTCCTCGGACGCTGA
- the crp gene encoding cAMP-activated global transcriptional regulator CRP, which yields MTALRRTNSPLLPDGATIERFLAHCHRRRYPSRTDVFRPGDPASTLYYVVSGSVSIITEEEDGRELVLGYFGPGEFVGELGLFIESDHREVILRTRSTCELAEIGHERLYDLLLTRLSLDAPKLLYAIGAQISRRLLDTSRKAGRLAFLDVTDRIVRALHDLAKEPEAMSHPQGTQLRVSRQELSRLVGCSREMAGRVLKKLQADGKLHARGKTVVLYGTR from the coding sequence TTGACCGCACTGCGCCGAACCAACAGCCCGTTGTTGCCTGACGGCGCAACGATCGAACGTTTCCTGGCCCACTGCCACCGTCGGCGTTATCCGTCCCGCACGGACGTATTCCGCCCCGGCGACCCGGCCAGCACCCTCTATTATGTCGTCTCCGGCTCGGTCAGCATCATTACCGAGGAAGAAGACGGCCGCGAACTGGTCCTGGGCTACTTCGGCCCCGGCGAGTTCGTAGGCGAGCTCGGCCTGTTCATCGAGAGCGACCATCGCGAGGTGATCCTGCGCACGCGCAGCACCTGCGAACTGGCCGAGATCGGGCACGAGCGCCTCTACGACCTGCTGCTGACCCGGCTGTCGCTGGATGCGCCGAAGCTGCTGTACGCGATCGGCGCGCAGATTTCCCGGCGCCTGCTCGACACCAGCCGCAAGGCCGGCCGCCTGGCCTTCCTCGACGTGACCGACCGCATCGTGCGCGCCCTGCACGATCTGGCCAAGGAACCCGAGGCCATGAGCCATCCGCAGGGCACCCAGTTGCGGGTGTCGCGCCAGGAGCTTTCGCGCCTGGTCGGCTGCTCGCGCGAAATGGCCGGCCGCGTGCTGAAGAAGCTGCAGGCCGACGGCAAGCTGCACGCCCGCGGCAAGACTGTCGTCCTCTACGGGACCCGCTGA
- a CDS encoding haloacid dehalogenase-like hydrolase — MSLRPAGAGRFPAVREGAPLVVFDFDHTLYDGDSGSHLFAWLIQRSWWRMALALAITPLAGPMVAWLRTRRVGISAYVWVGTIGMRGARTLDAAIDRYVAGHTEQIRARLLPIALDVLHHHREQGDQVVVATGAPPELARAILAFVAHEDVPVVGTLVGPRLGALGARRHCHSRMKMTMLREAGFTAPVETAYSDSSADLPLLQAARKPVVVNPKARRVEMFRRVLPPGTPILNWGCPGRGGEPVGS; from the coding sequence ATGAGCCTGCGGCCGGCCGGCGCCGGACGCTTCCCGGCGGTGCGCGAAGGCGCGCCGTTGGTGGTGTTCGATTTCGACCACACGCTGTACGACGGCGATTCGGGCAGCCATCTGTTCGCGTGGCTGATCCAGCGTTCGTGGTGGCGAATGGCGCTGGCGCTGGCGATCACCCCGCTGGCCGGGCCGATGGTGGCGTGGCTGCGCACGCGCCGGGTCGGCATCTCGGCCTATGTCTGGGTCGGCACGATCGGCATGCGCGGCGCGCGCACGCTCGACGCCGCGATCGACCGCTACGTCGCCGGCCACACCGAGCAGATCCGCGCGCGGCTGCTGCCGATCGCCCTGGACGTGCTGCACCACCACCGCGAACAGGGCGACCAGGTCGTCGTCGCCACCGGCGCGCCGCCGGAACTGGCGCGCGCGATCCTGGCCTTCGTCGCCCACGAGGACGTGCCCGTGGTCGGCACCCTGGTCGGCCCGCGCCTGGGCGCGCTCGGCGCGCGCCGCCACTGCCATTCGCGCATGAAGATGACGATGCTGCGCGAAGCCGGCTTCACCGCGCCGGTGGAAACCGCGTATTCCGACAGCAGCGCCGACCTGCCGTTGTTGCAAGCCGCGCGCAAGCCGGTGGTGGTGAACCCGAAAGCGCGCCGGGTCGAGATGTTCCGACGCGTGCTGCCGCCCGGCACGCCGATCCTCAACTGGGGCTGCCCCGGGCGCGGCGGCGAACCGGTCGGTTCCTGA
- the speD gene encoding adenosylmethionine decarboxylase: MVKPLPRLRLQGFNNLTKALSFNIYDVCFAASEDERRRYIEYIDEAYNADRLTQILTDVAEIIGANILNIARQDYDPQGASVTILISEEPVIDKKDAGKEIISDAVVAHMDKSHITVHTYPETHPDNGIATFRADIDVATCGVISPLKALNYLIESFESDIVVMDYRVRGFTRDIKGRKHYIDHKINSIQDYLAKNIKSRYEMIDVNVYQENIFHSKMHLKEFDLDTYLFEEKAKNLSFKERMKIEARLKREIEELYHGRNLAD, translated from the coding sequence GTGGTCAAGCCGTTGCCGCGCCTGCGGTTGCAGGGTTTCAACAACCTCACCAAGGCCCTCTCGTTCAATATCTACGATGTCTGCTTCGCGGCCTCCGAAGACGAGCGCCGACGGTATATCGAGTACATCGACGAGGCGTATAACGCCGACCGCCTCACCCAGATCCTGACGGATGTGGCGGAAATCATCGGCGCGAATATCCTGAACATCGCCCGCCAGGACTACGACCCGCAGGGCGCGTCGGTCACGATCCTGATCTCGGAAGAGCCGGTGATCGACAAGAAGGACGCCGGCAAGGAGATCATCTCCGACGCCGTGGTCGCGCACATGGACAAGTCGCACATCACCGTGCACACCTATCCGGAAACCCATCCGGACAACGGCATCGCGACCTTCCGCGCCGACATCGACGTCGCCACCTGCGGGGTGATTTCGCCGCTGAAAGCCCTGAATTACCTGATCGAGAGCTTCGAGTCCGACATCGTGGTGATGGACTACCGGGTGCGCGGCTTCACCCGCGACATCAAGGGCCGCAAGCACTACATCGACCACAAGATCAACTCGATCCAGGACTACCTGGCCAAGAACATCAAGTCGCGCTACGAGATGATCGACGTCAACGTCTATCAGGAAAACATCTTCCATTCGAAGATGCACCTGAAGGAATTCGACCTCGACACCTACCTGTTCGAGGAGAAGGCCAAGAACCTCTCGTTCAAGGAGCGCATGAAGATCGAGGCGCGGCTCAAGCGCGAGATCGAAGAGCTCTACCACGGGCGCAATCTGGCCGACTGA